The Phenylobacterium koreense genome window below encodes:
- a CDS encoding alpha/beta hydrolase fold domain-containing protein — protein sequence MSLAEIADQFVAGGRVEFRQMDAPAGLQSAWRRFVNRTMQAIVTRTMRATLRAEAAGPEALAAHTARQRRIHERFDAPILPRLEAEAVRQIGPGAGLSSPPAPSEWFAPRKATPRGFVFYVHGGSFIAERSPKITELVARFAAAAEARVFAPSYRLAPEHPCPAAVDDILAAWRWFHETWPDEPVVALAESAGAAILLAALQQGRDEGLPLPSGVVLLSPWVDLSLQSWSVTVASLMGTTPYTMESLALVARFYLDGRPGTDPIASPLFGDWSGFPPMLIHASRGDILYDDAVRLADRIREVGGDLTVRLWSDETHVWERMRTPKARQSIELAAEFIRRRLDA from the coding sequence ATGAGCCTAGCTGAAATTGCTGACCAATTCGTCGCCGGAGGGCGCGTCGAGTTCCGCCAGATGGACGCGCCGGCCGGCCTCCAATCGGCGTGGCGCAGATTCGTCAACCGGACCATGCAGGCCATCGTGACCCGAACCATGCGGGCCACCTTGCGGGCCGAGGCCGCCGGTCCCGAGGCGCTCGCCGCCCACACCGCCCGCCAGCGCCGCATCCACGAGCGCTTTGATGCGCCGATCCTGCCGCGGCTTGAGGCCGAGGCCGTGCGCCAGATCGGCCCCGGCGCGGGCCTTTCCTCGCCGCCCGCGCCCTCCGAGTGGTTCGCCCCGCGCAAGGCGACGCCCAGAGGCTTCGTCTTCTACGTCCACGGCGGCTCGTTCATCGCCGAGCGCAGCCCGAAGATCACCGAGTTGGTCGCCCGGTTCGCCGCCGCGGCCGAGGCCCGCGTCTTTGCCCCCAGTTATCGCCTCGCGCCCGAGCACCCCTGTCCGGCCGCCGTCGACGACATCCTCGCCGCCTGGCGGTGGTTCCATGAGACCTGGCCCGACGAGCCTGTCGTCGCCCTGGCCGAATCGGCCGGCGCGGCCATCTTGCTGGCGGCCCTGCAGCAGGGACGGGACGAGGGCCTGCCCCTACCGTCCGGCGTCGTCCTGCTTTCGCCTTGGGTGGACCTGTCGCTGCAGAGCTGGTCGGTGACCGTGGCTTCCCTGATGGGCACCACGCCTTACACCATGGAGAGCCTGGCCCTGGTCGCGCGGTTCTATCTCGACGGCCGTCCGGGCACCGACCCGATCGCCTCGCCCCTGTTCGGGGACTGGAGCGGCTTTCCGCCGATGCTGATCCACGCCAGCCGCGGCGACATCCTCTACGACGACGCCGTCCGCCTCGCCGACAGGATCCGCGAAGTCGGCGGCGATCTCACTGTCCGGCTCTGGTCCGACGAAACCCACGTATGGGAGCGCATGCGCACTCCAAAGGCCCGCCAGTCCATCGAACTCGCCGCCGAATTCATCCGCCGCCGGTTGGATGCTTAG
- a CDS encoding FliM/FliN family flagellar motor switch protein yields the protein MFWGLCVLGQVDAVNVEISVLLGRSSLPMQQLLRMGRGAVIPLDAGVNEEVWILANNHPVARGEIQINEDRISIAVTRAADVYDFMAGGQ from the coding sequence GTGTTTTGGGGGCTTTGCGTCTTGGGTCAGGTCGATGCGGTCAATGTCGAGATCTCGGTCCTCCTGGGCCGCTCGAGCCTGCCGATGCAGCAATTGCTGCGTATGGGCCGGGGGGCGGTGATCCCGCTGGACGCCGGCGTGAACGAGGAAGTCTGGATCCTGGCGAACAACCATCCGGTCGCTCGCGGCGAGATCCAGATCAACGAAGATCGCATCTCGATCGCCGTCACCCGTGCGGCAGATGTGTATGACTTCATGGCAGGTGGTCAGTAG
- the lipB gene encoding lipoyl(octanoyl) transferase LipB: MLDRSLNILTEPPVFGREDGAPAGWAVSQGQVPYPEAVAAMEARAAAIAEGTAGELVWLLEHPPLYTAGVSSKESDLLDANRFPVFQSGRGGQFTYHGPGQRVAYVMLDLTKRRRDVRAFVASLEAWVIGALARFNVEGEIRDGRVGVWVERRAPGVPPREDKIAAIGVKLRRWVSFHGISLNVEPELSHFSGIVPCGISEHGVTSLVDLGLPVTMDEADEALKASFKIVFGEVEEVVAPV, translated from the coding sequence ATGCTTGACCGGTCGTTAAACATCCTTACCGAGCCCCCGGTCTTCGGCCGCGAGGACGGCGCGCCCGCCGGATGGGCGGTTTCGCAGGGTCAGGTCCCCTACCCCGAGGCCGTGGCGGCCATGGAGGCGCGAGCCGCGGCCATCGCCGAGGGCACAGCCGGGGAGCTAGTCTGGCTGCTGGAGCACCCGCCGCTCTACACCGCCGGCGTCTCCTCGAAGGAGTCGGACCTGCTGGATGCGAATCGATTCCCGGTCTTCCAGAGCGGGCGCGGCGGACAGTTCACCTATCATGGGCCCGGCCAGCGGGTGGCCTATGTGATGCTGGACCTGACCAAGCGCCGTCGGGACGTGCGGGCTTTCGTCGCCAGCCTGGAGGCCTGGGTCATCGGGGCGCTGGCCCGCTTCAACGTCGAGGGAGAGATTCGCGACGGCCGGGTCGGGGTGTGGGTCGAGCGGCGCGCGCCGGGCGTCCCTCCCCGCGAAGACAAGATCGCCGCGATCGGCGTGAAACTGCGCCGCTGGGTGTCGTTCCACGGCATCTCGCTGAACGTGGAGCCCGAGCTCTCGCACTTCTCCGGCATCGTGCCCTGCGGGATCTCCGAGCACGGAGTCACCAGCCTGGTGGACCTGGGCCTGCCGGTGACCATGGACGAGGCGGACGAGGCCCTGAAGGCCAGCTTCAAGATCGTGTTCGGCGAGGTGGAAGAGGTCGTGGCGCCGGTTTAG